The window GTTGTTACGCTTTTTTTCGGGTTTTTTCGATCATTGCAGTGCTGTACCAAAACCCTACAGTCAGCGAAAAGGCGTCAACAATAATTAACCACCATGTATTCGTGTACCCTTTATAAACAGACGCAGCAATAAGCGCAACCGTTAACACTAACCCAATGATATGGCTATAGGTTACGCGGGCAAACAAAACAACCACCATGCCCGGAAGCAAAAGAGCAGACAAAAACTTGAGTACCATTGCAACACCTTCCTTCTAAGTAAAATGATGATGTCCGAACATCTTATTAATTAATAGAATAACCTCTAAGCATGTTATTTGCAAAGCTTAAACGTCAATTCATAGTTTTCTTATATGATTTATAAAATTAGTATTGAATTTTATGAAATATCCCTATATAATTAAAATTAACAAATATTGAAAAAACTAACTAAAGTTCACTAATAGACGGTATATATTTTTTATCGCTTCCACCCTACATCTGGAAGCAGAAAGAGGGGCAGAAAAATGAATGAGGTAAAAAGTAAAGTGATTGCTGGCGCTGAACCATTTTTATTTATAGGAAATGGGGTAGGAATCCTCCTGTCCCATGGATTTCTCGGAACACCCCAAAGTGTCCGTGAGCTTGGGAAATTGTTAAATAAATTCGGTTTTACGGTGTATGCACCTCGGTTATCTGGTCATGGGACATCAATTTATGATATTGAAGAGGCTAAATATTCGGACTGGCTGAAGGATCTTGAGGCAGGTTATCTTAAACTTAAAGAAACTTGTCATGATGTCTTTATTGTTGGGCAGTCAATGGGTGGCGCGCTCTGCTTACAACTGGCCGCCAAGTTCCCGGATATTAAGGGTGTCCTAACGATTAACGCGGCGCTTCATGTCCCTGCTTATGATCAATATCGAAATGGCAATGGTCCGCGCTTTGTCGCCGAAGGTGCTCCAGATATCAAGGATCCACAGGCCTTTGAAATCACCTACGATTCTGTCCCGATATCTGCGATTCATGAGTTGCAAAAAGTGATTGAAGCAACTGCCGACCAACTTAAGAATGTTCACACCCCTATCCTTGTCTTTACATCAAAATTAGATCATGTCGTACCGCCATCTGATTCACGAAAAATTTTGCAAGATATTTCATCAAAGTTTAAGCAACAAATTGTGTTGGAAAATTCGTTTCATGTTGCTTCGCTTGATTTCGATAAAGGCTTCATCGCCAAGTCTTGTTATGAATTTATTAAAAAATTTACTAATAATTAAGCACCAATGCTAATAAACATATAACGTTGGGTTACTTTCTCGCTTCTACTTAATGAAAAACACGAGGTCTACTCTCTAAATCGGGGGTTAGCCTCAACATACTTAAGGGAGATTAGAAATAATGAAGCTTTTACAGGAACGGTTTTATGTGTTCATTAGCGTGTTGTTTACTGTGTTGGTGTTTGCCTTTTTGATTAGCAATTTTCCAGTTGAGGAAAACAATTCTCCGGAACAAAGTCCTGTCGCCGATGCGAGAATACAACCCGAGAAAAAATAGGACAATTTATTTAATCAAAAACGCAACCATAACGACAAAAATCAAAGAAGCTGACTACCAAATTGGTGTCAGCTTCTTTGATTTAATGATTATTCTTCACCTTGAACAGGTTTCTTTTTAAATTTGCTCAATAGTTCGTACACGATTGGCACGATCAGCAAGGTTAACAAAGTTGAACTAGTCAGACCCCCGATAACCGTTACGCCCATGCCTTTGGAGATGAGTCCACTGCCTTCCATTCCAAATGCTAGTGGTAATAAGGCGCCAATAGTTGCAATCGCCGTCATCAAGATCGGCCGAAGTCGGGTTGATCCCGCCTCTAATAAGGCTTCGCGTGTACTGTAGCCTTCACGCTCTTTATGAATGACGCGGTCAATCAGCACGATCGCATTGGTTACTACGATACCGATTAACATTAATGCCCCAATCAAGGATGATACACTCAGCGTCTCCCCGGCAATTAGCAAGGCTACTAACCCACCAATAATCGTAAACGGTAGCGAGAACAGAATCGCAAGTGGCGCAAGACCGCCGCCAAACGTGATCACTAGGATCAAATACACAATCGCAATGGCTGCTAACATCGCCAGCCCTAACTGTGTAAAGGCACTATTAATATCCTCGGTAACTCCACCCATTGAAATTTCGATGCTATCTGGATGGTCAATTTTATCCATTTTCACTTGCAAATCCTTAGATGCCTTAGATACATCATCAGTTTTAGGCTTACCGCTTACTTGGACAGAAATCCGACCATCGCGGCGAGTAATCGTGTTAGACGTTTTTCCTTCTTTCACTTTTACAAGCTCACTAACAGGAACTTCAAAACCAAGTGGTGACTTAATTTTCTTGCTCGTTAAATCTGAAATACTAGAAATGGCCTCTTTTTCGACCTGCAAATAAACATTAAGCCCTTCGCCGTCCTTTTCAACTGTTGTTAAAACAGGACGCTGCATATTTGGCATAAGTCCCATGCCAATTTGACCAGCAGTTAAGCCTAGTTTGCTTACTTTGGCTTGGTCTACAACTAGAACATATTCATCGTATGTTTCAGCAATACTCGACTTGACGTCTTTAAAGTTCTTTGTCGAGTTCATTTTGTCTTCGATCTCTTTCACAATTGGCTCGATCTCTTTCAGATCATCGCCGTAGACGTGGACAACGATTTCATTGCTACCAGCACTTGCCGAGAAATCTTGGCTACCCCATTCACCTTTTTTAGTCATCTTGTTTAAATCTTTAATGACCGTTTCTTTTTCTTTTTCGAAATTCTTCGTATCATCTTTATAATTCACAAAGAACATGGCATCCTTGCCGCTTCCAGGGTTCATCGGGTTTTGCCCACCTAATGAAAACTGGACCGTTTTGGCATCTTTTCGATCCATAAAATAGCTTTCCGCTTTTGTGGTTAGCTGCTCCACTTCTGATAACGTTTCGCCAGGAGCCGGCTTGTACGTTGCAATAATCATTTTGTTTTCATCCGCTGGAAGGAAGCTAACCCCAATAATTGAAACTAAGAAAAAGCTTCCTACGAGCATTAAAATCGCAATCGATGAAGTGATCGCTTTATGGTTCAACGCCCAATTCAAAACTGATTTATATACACCAGCCAATTTGCTTGGCTTGCCCTCTTCATGATGCACCTTTTGCGCTAAATTCTTCTTAAACAAACTGTGTGCTAGCATAGGCACAATTGTGATGGCAACTAGTAACGATGCCAACAATGAAAACACAATAGTTAAAGCAAACGGCATGAATAACTCGCCAATCATTCCTTTAACCAAAGCCATTGGTAAAAATACAGCAATCGTCACAAGTGTCGAAGACAAAATCGGCATAAACATTTCTTTCGTGGCTTCACGCACAAGCGCTTTGCCCTTCAGTTTTTCACCAGATAATGACATTCGCCGGAAAATGTTTTCAATCACAACGATGGAGTCATCGACAACCCGACCAATCGCCACCGTCATTGCCCCTAATGTCATCATATTTAGGGTGATGTCCATTTGTTTTAACAATAAAATCCCAATTAACAATGATAAAGGAATCGATACAACTGAAATCAATGTTGATTTAAAGTTGCGCAAGAATAGCATAATGATCAGCACGGCAAAAATAGCCCCAAAGATCGCTTTACTTAACATCGTGCTTACTGACTGTTCGATCGGCTTAGCCTGGTCAAAGGTCGTATTCACATCAAGACCTTTCATTTTATCTTCGAAGTCAGCTAATTTATCTTTAACTGCATTAGCAACTGTTACGGTGTTCGCATCAGATGCTTTTATGATTTGAATGCCAATCGCATCTTTTCCGTTTGTCCGCGAAATCGTTTCTGCTTTTCCAACAACCTTAATATCAGCAATGTCGCCAAGCTTGACAGTTGGCAAGCCTATTGACTGGGTTCCAGGCGCCGATTGGGTTCCTGTTGCTGACTGGTTGCCAGGCGCTGTTTGCGGTGTTCCAGTTGTCACCGGTGTTCCCGCTCCCGTTGGCACGCCTGACATTCCAGAAGCACCTTGCGCCCCAGCCGTTCCTTGCTCTGAACCACTTCCTTGTGCAGCTTGAGCGCTGGCACTTGGCATCACTGGGATCTCCATTGATTTCAAATTAGCAATGGTGATCATTTTCCCATCAACCACGACCGACTTCTCACTATTTCCAAAAGTGTACAAACCTAATGGAACCGCTACATTCGAGCCTTTAATAATATTTTGAACCGTATCCTCGCTCAAACCGTACTGTGCCATTTTATCTTTATAGAAAACAAGCTCAGCCTCGTTCACAAGCTGGCCGGAAATTTGCACAGATGCCACTCCATTCAGGCCTTCCAATGCCGGAACAATTTCCTTTTCCATTGTTTTCGAAAGCTCTGAAAGCGACTGCTTGTCATTGGCGACGCTAGCCGCTAAAATTGGAAAAGCATTCATGCTCATCCTAGCGATGTCCGGATCCTTAGCGCCTTCCGGAAACGACAGATTCGCTAATACCTTATTAAGCTCATCCTCTGCCTCATCCATGTTTTTCTCATATTTATACTCAATCTGAATTGATGATGCATTTTGAAAGGATGATGAGTTGACAACACTGACACCATTCAGGTTTTGAATAGCCTGCTCAATTGGCTTTGACACCTCATCAGCAACTGCCTGAGGTGTTGCACCCGGATAAACCGTAGTCACACTAATCATGGGCACATTAATATTTGGAATCGTTTCAAGCTTCATATTCATTCCCGAATACAAGCCTGCCACGGTGATGATTAATGTTAATAGCCATACCGCATATTTATTTTTCAAGACAAAATTGATCATACCGTTCATGTAGGAGATCCTCCTTATTTTTATGGCTGTATTAAAGCTCAATGTTGATTTTTTGCACAATGTTGATTGGAGTGGAAGGCGCGAAGACTCCTGCGGGAGCAGCGGGACAGGTGAGACCCCGCAGGCGCTTTAGCGCCGAGGAGGCTCACCGCCCGCCCCGCGGAAAGCGAAGCGCCTGGAACGGAAATCAACATTCTAGTTTAACAGTGCCATTTTTATAAAAAAAACAACATTGACCACCTGGTCAGGTTCGTTAATAATATAAATGACTAGTCAGTCACTAGTCAATAAAAAAATCCTTAAATTATTCTTAAATCACAGGAAGTGAGTATTAATATGAAGGAAAAAGAAATAGCCATAATCGAAGCATCGATTAAGTTATTTGCAAAAAAAGGCTTTGACTCAACCTCCATTCAAGAAATTGCCACCGAATGCAATATCTCAAAGGGGGCATTCTATCTATATTTTAAGTCAAAGGAATCCTTGCTGCTCGCAATCTTCGAATATTACTACCATCAAATAAAATCAAGACTTGAAGCATTGGAGGACAAAAACCTAACACCTCGCCAGCTTTTCGTTGAACAGCTAGCAGGGCAACTTGATGAAGTCCAACGCCACAAAGAATTCATCATAATGCAAACACGAGAGCATGCCATTCCCTTTAATAATGAAGTGGCTAATTTTATAAAAATAATGCGGATCCAGACACAACAATTTTTCCAGAATGCCCTACTTTCGATTTACGGTGAAACCATTCGCCCATACGTGGTCGATCTAACCCTGATGCTGCTGGGAATCATCAATTCCTACTTTGAACTGATTATTTTTAATAAGTCCGACGTTCATTTAAACTACTTAGCAAGGTTTATTTTAAAAAGAATGGATAGTTTAGTGGAGGGATTTAAGGCTTCCGATGAAGTTCCAATTGTGACTACAAATCCATTTGGTGTTAGTCCTGAAACCCATGAATTGGGGAAAGATGGCCTGCTCGAATTATTATCGCAAGCTATTTTGGAGCACAAATTGGCGGGCGACCTGCGAATTTCGCTCGAAGTACTGGAATCAGAAATCAAAAGTGACACACCTCGAACACCAGTCATTCAAGGCATGCTAGCTACTCTCAATCACGAAAACAGCTTGGCCGAATTACAGGAGAAAATAGCAGGGTATTTTAAGATAAAATTGCTTTAACAAAACAGCGGTGGCTCTAATTCGAGCCACCGCTGTTTTGTTTATCATTTTTTTCTAAGTGAAAGACCTAAAGACAACAAACCTACAAATAATGCAGCAACAGAAAGATAAAGTGGAACATCTGGCGAACTTGTTTCTGTTGTAGATTTTGTTTCCTCTATTGGTTGCTCAGTTGTTGCAGCGCCGTGGTCATGGCTTTCAGCAGAAGCATCAGCAGGATGCACTACGGTCACTGATGCTTCTGCACCAACCCATTCAACTACACTTCCATCTTGATACGTTTGATATGCTTTCCAAACTATTTCTTTGGCCTTGTCTTCTACTTTCCCCTGCATGTTAAATTGACCGAATTCAGTTGGTGATAGACCAGCGCCCTCTGCTGTCCAGGTAACGCTCGTAATTTTACCAGAAGCATCCTTTTGAATTTCATATGTCCAGCCTGGCTTTGGTTCAAAACGGGAGATGTTAACATCAGCAGAGAACTTCACTTCAATTTTTGTCGTTGGGACGGTTTCGTTCTCAGAAGGAACGCGGACTGTGAACACCTCATAGCTCCCTTGTGTCGTTTCCTTCGGTTGAACCGTGACATGTGCACTTGCCACCCCTGCAAAAAGCGATATTGCTCCAATCATTACGGCAATTAAAGTTACTAGCTTTTTCATATTAATTAACTTCCTCTCTTTAATAAACAATGAATTCTTTTTCATAAACATGTTCGTCATCGTTAGAATCTAACACCCTAACTTCCATTATCCAATTCCCCGTAAATGGAAGATAATTCCCTTTCGCCATATAATGAACATTCTTATTTGGCTCGTAGCTAGCAAATGGTACTTGAATCGGCGCAACATCTAGATGGTCTTTGGACTTTAAAAAAAGTTCAATTCGTTTGATGGCTACGTCTGGTTTATCTGAACTGGCTGCAACCATGAACATATTGTAACCAGGTACCTTTGGTGAGATAAACGTTGCGAGTTCAATGCCCTTCTCATGTTTGTGCCATTCTAGCGATTGGTTTTGTGGGAGCGGGCTTAAATGAGTAAAGATCCCGACAATCCCTACTACTAAAATCATGATTGTAAAGTCGACTTTAATTAAATTACCAATTACATGTTCCTTATTCTTTTTCATTGAAAATCTTAAAATACCACCAATTAAGATGACACAAAACACAAGAGCTATTTTTACAAGCAGCCAAATTCCCCATTGGGTATAAAGAATGTAGTGGGGTTTTGGTAAAAAAATGAGAGTTGATGCAAGACCTGTGACGATTAGCACGATGATACTGATCAATGCTGCTTTTGAAAAAATCAGCATGAACTGCCGCACGTGTTCTCGTTGCTGTTTCCAACATACCACCATATAGAAAAGTCCTCCTACCCATATCGCGGCAGCAAGTAAATGAACGATATCAATCGAAATGGTTCGTAGCGGAGGATCAAAGGCCAGCGCATGTCCATTCACACTTTTTGCCCCAAGGAGCAGAACGACCCATAATCGATCCAGCCAGTTATTCCGATGTAAGATTGCGAAGCCTAAAGTTGATAAAACCATGAAGATGGTCCAGGAAATCCCAGCTGTTGTTTCGGTTAAAATAACCTCAATTCCCTTTAGTGTCCAAGTGTCTAGTAATTCATTAAAGTTCAGCGCACCCATGACCAAGTTTATAGTCAAAAATGCGAATAGTAGATACGTTGTCCACTGTCGATAACTTGTTTGCTTCTGTGAGAAATTTAGTTTTCTTACTGTCGGCTCCCAAAGAACCCAACCTGTAACAAACAGTAAAGCTATGTAATATAAAACTCTTACCACAGATTGAATGATTGTGGCAAGGGAGGATCCCTTTTGTTCGTTATGTAACTCGTTTTGTTGCCTGATACTAGCATCTGCCACTTCTCCAACTGAAATGACGTAGGAACCCTTCACAGGATGACCGTCTGCTGATAATACTTGATAAGATATTGTATAACGACCATTTGAAAGAGTAGGAATTTTTTGCTGCAATTCTTTTTGATCTATACTCATCTTCGTTTTATTTTTACTAATGACTTCACCTTGATCATCGAATACCTTGATAGAATAGAGCTCTTTTTCAAGCCTTTCATTAAAAGAAAGCACAATTTTGCTCGGAGCAGTCTGGAGGATGCTATCAGGTGTTGGGTTTGCCTTTTCTAATATCGCATGTGCAAGAACATTTTGAGGAATAACAAGAATGAGTATAATAGAGGACAAAATGAGAAGATTGGACAGAGATCTCTTAACCATGTTAGCTGCAGCCCCAACTTTTTTAATATTTTCTCCATTTTACACACTCCCCCTCTTTTTAACAATTAATTCAACTTTACCAGCATATTAATGTCGTTATTAGAAAAACTGTTACCTATTTGCCTCGAACTTTAGTCGATGAATATGGAGAATCTATTGAGTTTCTATCCAGAAATTGAGGAGTTTTGGCTGATATTTTTGTGATTGATTGTAGGAATTGGTAAAAAAAGTCAAGTTGCTGATATATTTGTTTTTTTACTGATATAATTTGATTTTTGCCGATATAATCTAGTTTTTCCTGATATAATTTGATTTTTACCGATATAATCGAGATTTTACCGATATAATCGAGATTTTACCGATATAATATTTCTTGTCCCTTTCAACCATTCAATTTGAAGGAATATCATAGACTAATAGCGAATAAAAATCGTAAATAGCAAAAAGGAGCTGAAAATGTGATTGTAAAAGAACGTGATATACCAATAGAAATCGTAAAAGATACCGCTTTATTAAGAAGAACCCCAAAATTCATTTTGAGAAGACCGGAAATTGAAGAAAATATAGCGAAAAGGACCGCTGGATACTATGGCGAAAAGGCTGCTGATAAAGAATTAAGATTCCTCCCCACAAACGACTATCACATCTTCCACGATCTCCGCTTAAAATCTACTGGTGATTACTTCTTCCAAATTGACACTCTTATCCTTTCATCGAATTTTGGTCTAATCAATGAAATCAAAAATATCATTGGAAAACTATTCTTCGAGCCTCAT of the Bacillus sp. 1NLA3E genome contains:
- a CDS encoding CsbA family protein — encoded protein: MVLKFLSALLLPGMVVVLFARVTYSHIIGLVLTVALIAASVYKGYTNTWWLIIVDAFSLTVGFWYSTAMIEKTRKKA
- a CDS encoding alpha/beta hydrolase, which gives rise to MNEVKSKVIAGAEPFLFIGNGVGILLSHGFLGTPQSVRELGKLLNKFGFTVYAPRLSGHGTSIYDIEEAKYSDWLKDLEAGYLKLKETCHDVFIVGQSMGGALCLQLAAKFPDIKGVLTINAALHVPAYDQYRNGNGPRFVAEGAPDIKDPQAFEITYDSVPISAIHELQKVIEATADQLKNVHTPILVFTSKLDHVVPPSDSRKILQDISSKFKQQIVLENSFHVASLDFDKGFIAKSCYEFIKKFTNN
- a CDS encoding efflux RND transporter permease subunit, with the protein product MNGMINFVLKNKYAVWLLTLIITVAGLYSGMNMKLETIPNINVPMISVTTVYPGATPQAVADEVSKPIEQAIQNLNGVSVVNSSSFQNASSIQIEYKYEKNMDEAEDELNKVLANLSFPEGAKDPDIARMSMNAFPILAASVANDKQSLSELSKTMEKEIVPALEGLNGVASVQISGQLVNEAELVFYKDKMAQYGLSEDTVQNIIKGSNVAVPLGLYTFGNSEKSVVVDGKMITIANLKSMEIPVMPSASAQAAQGSGSEQGTAGAQGASGMSGVPTGAGTPVTTGTPQTAPGNQSATGTQSAPGTQSIGLPTVKLGDIADIKVVGKAETISRTNGKDAIGIQIIKASDANTVTVANAVKDKLADFEDKMKGLDVNTTFDQAKPIEQSVSTMLSKAIFGAIFAVLIIMLFLRNFKSTLISVVSIPLSLLIGILLLKQMDITLNMMTLGAMTVAIGRVVDDSIVVIENIFRRMSLSGEKLKGKALVREATKEMFMPILSSTLVTIAVFLPMALVKGMIGELFMPFALTIVFSLLASLLVAITIVPMLAHSLFKKNLAQKVHHEEGKPSKLAGVYKSVLNWALNHKAITSSIAILMLVGSFFLVSIIGVSFLPADENKMIIATYKPAPGETLSEVEQLTTKAESYFMDRKDAKTVQFSLGGQNPMNPGSGKDAMFFVNYKDDTKNFEKEKETVIKDLNKMTKKGEWGSQDFSASAGSNEIVVHVYGDDLKEIEPIVKEIEDKMNSTKNFKDVKSSIAETYDEYVLVVDQAKVSKLGLTAGQIGMGLMPNMQRPVLTTVEKDGEGLNVYLQVEKEAISSISDLTSKKIKSPLGFEVPVSELVKVKEGKTSNTITRRDGRISVQVSGKPKTDDVSKASKDLQVKMDKIDHPDSIEISMGGVTEDINSAFTQLGLAMLAAIAIVYLILVITFGGGLAPLAILFSLPFTIIGGLVALLIAGETLSVSSLIGALMLIGIVVTNAIVLIDRVIHKEREGYSTREALLEAGSTRLRPILMTAIATIGALLPLAFGMEGSGLISKGMGVTVIGGLTSSTLLTLLIVPIVYELLSKFKKKPVQGEE
- a CDS encoding TetR/AcrR family transcriptional regulator, translated to MKEKEIAIIEASIKLFAKKGFDSTSIQEIATECNISKGAFYLYFKSKESLLLAIFEYYYHQIKSRLEALEDKNLTPRQLFVEQLAGQLDEVQRHKEFIIMQTREHAIPFNNEVANFIKIMRIQTQQFFQNALLSIYGETIRPYVVDLTLMLLGIINSYFELIIFNKSDVHLNYLARFILKRMDSLVEGFKASDEVPIVTTNPFGVSPETHELGKDGLLELLSQAILEHKLAGDLRISLEVLESEIKSDTPRTPVIQGMLATLNHENSLAELQEKIAGYFKIKLL
- a CDS encoding YcnI family copper-binding membrane protein, which encodes MKKLVTLIAVMIGAISLFAGVASAHVTVQPKETTQGSYEVFTVRVPSENETVPTTKIEVKFSADVNISRFEPKPGWTYEIQKDASGKITSVTWTAEGAGLSPTEFGQFNMQGKVEDKAKEIVWKAYQTYQDGSVVEWVGAEASVTVVHPADASAESHDHGAATTEQPIEETKSTTETSSPDVPLYLSVAALFVGLLSLGLSLRKK
- a CDS encoding copper resistance CopC/CopD family protein: MVKRSLSNLLILSSIILILVIPQNVLAHAILEKANPTPDSILQTAPSKIVLSFNERLEKELYSIKVFDDQGEVISKNKTKMSIDQKELQQKIPTLSNGRYTISYQVLSADGHPVKGSYVISVGEVADASIRQQNELHNEQKGSSLATIIQSVVRVLYYIALLFVTGWVLWEPTVRKLNFSQKQTSYRQWTTYLLFAFLTINLVMGALNFNELLDTWTLKGIEVILTETTAGISWTIFMVLSTLGFAILHRNNWLDRLWVVLLLGAKSVNGHALAFDPPLRTISIDIVHLLAAAIWVGGLFYMVVCWKQQREHVRQFMLIFSKAALISIIVLIVTGLASTLIFLPKPHYILYTQWGIWLLVKIALVFCVILIGGILRFSMKKNKEHVIGNLIKVDFTIMILVVGIVGIFTHLSPLPQNQSLEWHKHEKGIELATFISPKVPGYNMFMVAASSDKPDVAIKRIELFLKSKDHLDVAPIQVPFASYEPNKNVHYMAKGNYLPFTGNWIMEVRVLDSNDDEHVYEKEFIVY